One window from the genome of Hoplias malabaricus isolate fHopMal1 chromosome 18, fHopMal1.hap1, whole genome shotgun sequence encodes:
- the nipblb gene encoding nipped-B-like protein B isoform X1, with translation MNGDMPHVPITTLAGIASLTDLLNQLPLPSPLPATTTKSLLYNGRIAEEVNCLLARRDDSLVSQLAHSLNQVSTEHIELKDNLGSDDPEGDMPVLLQTVLSRNPNIFREKSIMQQPMMPPYKMSHNSMHGSPASTNYQQTTVTPSPPSRFVQPQTGSGARFMPQQNSPVPSPYAPQSPAGYMQYPHPPSYSQHQQIQQVSVASPMVPGGMRNIHDNKLSGQMSSNSANHNARHCSNEEYINIVHRLGNEESDPSMRNASFPLRSPQSVCSPAGSEGTPKVGSRPPLILQSPPPYTSPRDAAPDLLMDSPDRKKKQKKMIKEEGDKGALYDIVSSPSKDSTKLTLKLSRVKSSETDQSAELMPSVEHGSDAENELPCNSLPYPRNPQERLAAGQCLPEQSGYQQVPVLQNTGALTAKQPGGVSGTPYDEAEMDALAEIERIERESAIERERGSKEVQDKDKPLKKRKQDSYPQEPGAGGTAGATGGPGVGGGGSAGNKLAPQEASAASNGANRPALMVSIDLQQAGRAEGQLDSCPTPALEAQRWPEDGSDSAGVLRVLKSKTDGEVQRTVDGRPDVIKQRADTPQKTASDGRPETPKHKHDSRRDSTGKVQSSDKRSDTSKHRHESKPDKARSEGRGTETPRKHDRPSESSRESHKEEKHKDRDKDRDRDRERDRDNDGSKSRRPETPKGKVEHDRHGRDKDRERDRENRERKHWPESKESREHRDKRSPEQRPRPDSPRVKQENRGSDSSRQRSDRPEIKSPNSKEERRSSEGSRNRSDSTKQPESKANEFPQYLLGGKSGALKNFVIPKLKRDKDGNVTASEESRRPGENWTQPRVKLERLGLVEDFTKRPKPVVVLQKLSIDEVQKIIKDRNSRSSKSSKDRPFGKSSKGGIDESVLKELPPHLLAEIESTMPLCERVKMNKRKRSTANEKPKYAEVSSDDDSVSVESAPKRSKKDRDRAWEYEEKERRGSGERRRSGHHDGRRGSGSRYREQSPEDSDDETPPPSVIDIAKMRRMKEKQKKRKAYEPKLTPEEMMDSSTFKRFSASVDNILENLEDVDLSLAADDDEIPQELLLGKHQLNELGSESAKIKAMGITCRIPSDKLVKVLGILEKNIQDGSKLSTHMNHDNDAEDEERLWRDLIMERVTKSADACLTALNIMTSPRMPKAVYIEDVIDRVLQYTKFHLQNTLYPQYDPVYRVDPHGGGMLSSKAKRAKCSTHKQRVIVMLYNKVCDIVSNISELLEIQLLTDTTILQVSSMGITPFFVENVSELQLCAIKLVTAVFSRYEKHRQLILEEIFTSLARLPTSKRSLRNFRLNSSDVDGEPMYIQMVTALVLQLIQCVVHLPTDKDNTDDEYDKKVDQDVLITNSYETAMRTAQNFLSVFLKKCGSKQGEEDYRPLFENFVQDLLSTVNKPEWPAAELLLSLLGRLLVHQFSNKQTEMALRVASLDYLGTVAARLRKDAVTSKMDQRTIDRILKETSGNDETQQLQKALLDYLNGNTDTDPSLLFARKFYIAQWFRDSTTETEKAMKSQNQKDEDSSEGQHHAKDVETTGEIMQRAEGRKKFLRSIIKMAPSQFSTLKMNSDVVDYEDACLIVRYLASMRPFAQSFDIYLTQILRVLGESAIAVRTKAMKCLSEVVAVDPSILARSDMQRGVHGRLMDNSTSVREAAVELLGRFVLSRPQLTEQYYDMLIERILDTGISVRKRVIKILRDICLEQPTFNKITEMCVKMIRRVNDEEGIKKLVNETFQKLWFTPTPNHDKEAMTRKILNITDVVSACRDSGYDWFEQLLQNLLKTEEDASYKPARKACAQLVDNLVEHILKYEESPDDCENKGGNSNRLVSCITTLYLFSKIRAQLMVKHAMTMQPYLTTKCNNQNDFMVICNVAKILELVVPLMDHPSETFLTTIEEDLMKLIIKYGMTVVQHCVSCLGAVVNKVTHNYKFVWACFNRYYGALNKLKTQHQEDPNSTVLVSNKPALLRSLFTVGALCRHFDFDLEEFKGNNKVVIKDKVLELLLYFTKNDDEEVQTKAIIGLGFLFIQHPGLMFVPEVKTLYNGLLSERKTSVNLKIQVLKNLQTYLQEEDSRMQEADREWKKLSKQEDLKEMGDISSGMSSSIMQLYLKQVLEAFFHTQSSVRHFALNVIALTLNQGLIHPVQCVPYLIAMGTDPEPTMRNKADQQLVEIDKKYTGFIHMKAVAGMKMSYQVQQAILASKNTIIRGFRQDEPGTALCSHLFTMVRGNRQHRRAFLISLLNLFDDSAKTEVNMLLFIADNLAYFPYQTQEEPLFIMHHIDITLSVSGSNLLQSFKESLLKEPRPREKQQQKKKKKKKKWEKKYDSEEEDEDELSSSPESSSSSSSSEEDDEVVRRAKKPKRVTATVNSDSESDLDVEDVDKVMDRLPDNPTPLLDFANASQGILLLLVLKQHLKNLYGFSDSKIQKYSPTESAKVYDKAVNRKNNVHFNPKQTLDFLINGMSNVELTYDIKRRIVKQYLDFKVLMEHLDPDEEDEEGEASASTHARNKAITALLGGSSPKNNAADSYDEESDGDEKAPGSSRRSRRGGDSAEASGQMNETVEAMDVIAICCPKYKDRPQIARVIQKTSNGYSVHWMAGSYSGTWAEAKKRDGRKLVPWVDTIKESDIIYKKIALTSAHKLTNKMVQTLRSLYAAKEGTSS, from the exons GTATAATGCAACAGCCAATGATGCCGCCATATAAGATGTCTCACAATTCCATGCATGGAAGCCCGGCATCCACAAACTACCAGCAAACCACTGTTACTCCCAGCCCTCCTAG CCGCTTTGTTCAGCCTCAGACGGGCTCTGGGGCTAGGTTCATGCCCCAACAGAACAGCCCCGTGCCCAGCCCCTATGCTCCACAGAGCCCTGCCGGCTACATGCAGTACCCTCACCCTCCCAGCTACTCTCAGCATCAACAGATCCAGCAAG TGTCCGTTGCTAGTCCCATGGTTCCAGGCGGCATGAGGAACATCCACGACAATAAGCTCTCGGGGCAAATGTCAAGTAATTCAGCCAACCACAATGCACGGCATTGCTCCAACGAAGAGTACATCAACATTGTACACAGACTGGGAAATGAG GAGAGTGATCCTTCCATGAGAAATGCCTCCTTTCCTCTCAGATCGCCTCAATCAGTATGCTCACCTGCTGGAAGTGAAGGGACTCCGAAAG TTGGATCGCGGCCACCCCTCATTCTTCAGTCTCCGCCACCGTATACCTCACCGCGGGATGCTGCTCCCGACCTTCTCATGGACTCGCCTGACCGGAAAAAGAAGCAAAAGAAAATGATTAAGGAGGAAGGAGACAAGGGTGCCTTGTACGATATTGTCAGCTCTCCCTCCAAGGACTCCACAAAGCTCACACTGAAGCTGTCACGGGTCAAGTCGTCTGAAACGGATCAGTCAGCAGAGCTCATGCCCAGCGTGGAGCATGGCTCGGACGCAGAGAACGAACTGCCCTGCAACAGCCTGCCATACCCCAGGAACCCACAGGAGCGTCTGGCTGCAGGCCAGTGTCTCCCAGAACAGTCAGGCTACCAGCAGGTCCCAGTGCTGCAAAACACTGGAGCACTCACAGCCAAGCAGCCCGGGGGAGTCAGTGGGACACCTTACGATGAGGCTGAGATGGACGCCCTGGCTGAGATCGAGAGGATAGAACGAGAGTCGGCCATTGAACGAGAGCGTGGCTCCAAGGAAGTTCAGGATAAAG acaaACCTCTGAAGAAACGGAAACAAGATTCATACCCTCAGGAGCCTGGTGCTGGTGGCACTGCAGGAGCTACAGGAGGGCCTGGGGTGGGTGGTGGGGGCAGCGCTGGGAACAAGTTGGCACCTCAGGAGGCAAGTGCTGCCAGCAATGGGGCTAACAGGCCAGCCCTTATGGTCAGTATAGACCTGCAGCAAGCAGGCAGGGCAGAGGGACAGCTAGACTCCTGCCCTACACCTGCCCTGGAGGCCCAACGCTGGCCGGAAGATGGCTCAGACTCAGCTGGGGTCCTGCGAGTCCTCAAGTCAAAAACAGATGGAGAAGTGCAGAGGACAGTGGATGGTCGGCCTGATGTCATCAAGCAGCGGGCGGATACGCCACAGAAAACTGCTTCAGATGGCCGTCCAGAGACGCCAAAGCACAAGCACGACAGCCGGAGGGACTCAACAGGAAAGGTGCAGAGCTCGGACAAACGGTCGGATACATCGAAACACAGGCATGAAAGCAAGCCAGACAAGGCCCGATCTGAGGGACGGGGCACAGAGACACCACGAAAACACGACAGGCCTTCTGAGTCTTCTCGGGAGAGccacaaagaagaaaaacacaaagatcGTGACAAGGACCGGGATCGAGACCGGGAACGTGACCGTGACAACGATGGCTCCAAAAGTCGTAGGCCTGAGACTCCTAAAGGTAAGGTGGAACACGATCGACACGGACGTGACAAAGATAGAGAGCGAGACCGGGAAAACCGGGAGCGAAAACACTGGCCTGAGTCCAAAGAGTCCAGAGAGCACCGGGACAAGCGTTCTCCTGAGCAGCGCCCCCGGCCTGACAGTCCACGGGTGAAACAGGAGAATCGTGGATCGGACTCAAGCCGACAGCGGTCTGACCGCCCAGAAATAAAATCGCCAAACAGTAAAGAGGAAAGGCGGAGCTCTGAAGGCAGCCGAAACCGATCTGATTCTACGAAGCAGCCTGAAAGCAAAGCTAATGAATTCCCTCAATACCTGCTGGGAGGCAAGTCTGGTGCACTCAAGAACTTTGTCATTCCCAAACTGAAGCGAGACAAAGATGGGAATGTGACAGCATCAGAGGAATCCCGACGGCCTGGAGAAAACTGGACTCAGCCACGAGTGAAGCTGGAGAGGTTGGGTCTAGTGGAGGACTTTACCAAAAGGCCTAAGCCTGTGGTGGTGCTACAGAAGCTCTCCATTGACGAAGTGCAGAAGATCATCAAAGACAGGAACTCTCGTAGCTCCAAATCCAGCAAGGACAGGCCTTTTGGGAAGTCTTCCAAAG GGGGGATTGATGAGTCGGTGCTCAAGGAGCTTCCTCCTCATCTGCTTGCAGAAATAGAGTCCACTATGCCtctgtgtgagagggtgaagaTGAACAAGCGTAAACGCAGTACGGCCAACGAGAAGCCCAAGTATGCTGAAGTCAGTTCTGATGACGACAGTGTCTCTGTGGAGT CTGCACCCAAACGTTCAAAGAAGGACAGGGATCGGGCCTGGGAGTATGAGGAGAAGGAACGAAGGGGTTCTGGAGAGCGAAGGCGAAGTGGGCACCATGATGGTCGCAGAGGATCAGGCAGCCGATACCGAGAACAGAGTCCAGAGGACTCTGATGATGAAACGCCCCCTCCAAGCGTGATTGACA TTGCAAAGatgaggagaatgaaggagaaGCAGAAAAAGAGGAAAGCTTACGAGCCAAAGTTAACTCCTGAAG AAATGATGGATTCCTCAACATTTAAGAGGTTCTCAGCAAGTGTGGACAACATATTAGAAAATTTGGAGGATGTGGACTTATCATTAG ctgCGGATGATGATGAGATTCCTCAGGAATTGCTCCTTGGAAAACACCAACTAAATGAGTTGGGCAGTGAATCAGCTAAAATTAAAGCTATGGGCATCACATGTAGG ATTCCATCTGACAAGCTTGTGAAGGTGCTAGGCATATTGGAGAAAAATATTCAGGATGGATCCAAGCTCTCCACACACATGAACCAT GATAATGATGCGGAGGATGAGGAGCGCTTATGGCGTGACCTTATAATGGAGCGAGTGACCAAATCAGCCGACGCCTGCCTAACTGCACTGAACATCATGACCTCGCCACGAATGCCCAAGGCAGTGTACATTGAGGATGTGATTGACAGAGTGCTACAGTACACCAAGTTCCACCTTCAGAACACCCTCTACCCTCAGTACGATCCTGTCTATAGAGTGGACCCTCATGGAG GTGGGATGTTGAGTTCGAAAGCCAAACGAGCCAAGTGCTCAACGCACAAGCAAAGAGTGATTGTCATGCTCTACAACAAAGTATGTGACATCGTTAGCAACAtctcagagctgctggagaTCCAGCTCCTGACTGACACTACAATTCTGCAG GTCTCTTCCATGGGAATCACCCCGTTCTTTGTGGAGAATGTCAGCGAGTTGCAGCTCTGTGCTATTAAGCTGGTTACTGCG GTCTTTTCTCGGTACGAGAAGCACAGGCAGCTAATCCTGGAGGAAATCTTCACGTCCCTTGCCAGACTGCCTACCAGCAAGAGGAGCTTGAGGAATTTCAG GTTGAACAGCAGCGATGTTGATGGTGAGCCTATGTACATCCAAATGGTAACGGCTCTAGTGCTTCAGCTCATACAGTGTGTGGTGCATCTGCCTACTGACAAGGACAACACAGATGATGAGTATGACAAGAAA GTGGACCAGGATGTCCTCATCACAAACTCATATGAGACTGCAATGAGGACAGCACAGAACTTCCTTTCGGTTTTTCTCAAAAA ATGTGGTAGCAAGCAGGGTGAAGAGGACTACCGGCCTCTGTTTGAAAACTTTGTGCAGGATCTCCTCTCAACGGTCAATAAGCCTGAGTGGCCTGCTGCTGAACTGCTCCTCAGTCTTCTGGGCCGGTTGCTG GTGCACCAGTTCAgtaacaaacagacagagatgGCACTGAGAGTAGCTTCCTTGGACTACTTGGGCACAGTTGCTGCTCGGCTAAGGAAGGATGCTGTCACCAGTAAGATGGACCAGCGCACAATAGATCGCATTCTTAAAGAG ACATCTGGGAATGATGAAACACAACAGTTGCAGAAGGCTCTGTTAGACTACCTTAATGGAAATACGGACACTGACCCCTCTCTTTTG TTTGCAAGGAAGTTTTACATCGCACAGTGGTTTAGAGACAgcaccacagagacagagaaggcCATGAAGTCCCAAAACCAAAAGGACGAAGACTCATCTGAGGGTCAACACCATGCCAAGGATGTGGAGACTACTGGCGAGATTATGCAGAGAGCTGAGGGTCGCAAGAAGTTCTTGCGGTCCATAATCAAGATGGCACCCTCACAATTCAGCACACTAAA AATGAACTCTGATGTAGTGGACTACGAGGATGCCTGTTTAATTGTGCGATATTTGGCCTCTATGAGGCCGTTTGCACAAAgctttgatatttatttaacacag ATCTTGAGAGTGCTGGGTGAGAGTGCTATTGCTGTAAGAACGAAAGCGATGAAGTGTCTCTCCGAGGTGGTGGCAGTGGATCCCAGCATTCTGGCTAGG tcgGACATGCAGCGAGGAGTCCATGGACGGCTGATGGATAACTCCACAAGTGTGCGTGAAGCGGCGGTGGAGCTGCTTGGGCGATTTGTGCTGAGTCGTCCCCAGTTGACCGAGCAGTACTACGACATGCTAATTGAGAGAATATTG GACACGGGCATTAGTGTGAGGAAGAGGGTGATTAAGATTCTACGAGACATCTGTCTGGAGCAGCCTACGTTCAACAAGATCACAGAGATGTGTGTGAAGATGATACGAAGGGTCAACGATGAAGAAGGCATTAAG AAACTGGTGAACGAAACATTCCAGAAGCTCTGGTTCACCCCAACTCCAAACCATGATAAAGAAGCTATGACCAGGAAGATCCTCAATATAACTGATGTG GTATCTGCATGCAGGGATTCTGGTTACGATTGGTTTGAACAGCTGCTTCAGAAT CTGCTCAAGACTGAGGAAGATGCCTCCTACAAGCCAGCCAGAAAGGCCTGCGCTCAGCTTGTCGACAATCTTGTGGAGCACATCCTCAAATACGAAGAGTCTCCCGATG ACTGTGAGAATAAGGGTGGGAATTCAAATCGCTTGGTGTCATGCATCACCACGCTATACCTGTTCAGCAAAATCCGAGCGCAGCTGATGGTGAAACATGCCATGACCATGCAGCCCTACCTAACCACCAAGTGCAAT AACCAGAATGATTTTATGGTGATCTGTAATGTGGCTAAAATCTTGGAGTTGGTGGTCCCTCTAATGGATCACCCTAGTGAGACATTTCTCACCACCATCGAAGAAGACCTGATGAAGCTCATCATCAAATATGGCATGACG GTTGTGCAGCATTGTGTGAGCTGTCTTGGTGCAGTAGTGAATAAGGTCACGCATAACTACAAATTTGTCTGGGCTTGTTTTAACCGATACTATG GGGCTTTAAACAAGCTGAAGACCCAGCACCAGGAGGACCCAAATAGCACAGTCCTTGTTTCCAACAAGCCTGCGCTACTCCGCTCCCTCTTTACTGTGGGAGCTCTGTGCAGGCATTTTGACTTTGACCTTGAGGAGTTCAAAGGCAATAACAAG GTTGTCATAAAAGACAAAGTTTTGGAGCTCCTTCTGTACTTCACCAAGAATGATGATGAGGAGGTGCAGACCAAAGCCATCATCGGTTTAG GTTTCCTGTTTATCCAGCACCCAGGTCTAATGTTTGTCCCTGAGGTGAAGACTCTGTACAACGGCCTCCTCTCTGAAAGGAAGACGTCAGTAAACCTGAAGATTCAGGTCCTGAAGAATCTGCAGACATACCTACAGGAGGAGGACTCCCGTATGCAGGAGGCTGACAGAGAGT GGAAGAAGCTGTCCAAACAAGAGGACCTAAAGGAGATGGGGGATATTTCCTCAGGCATGAGCAGCTCGATCATGCAGCTTTACCTGAAGCAAGTACTTGAGGCTTTCTTCCACACACAATCCAGTGTGCGGCACTTTGCCCTCAACGTCATTGCACTAACGCTCAACCAGGGCCTCATTCACCCTGTACAG tgtgtaccTTATTTGATTGCCATGGGGACTGATCCAGAGCCTACAATGAGGAATAAAGCAGACCAGCAGCTGGTGGAAATTGATAAGAAGTACACAGGGTTCATTCAT ATGAAGGCTGTAGCAGGAATGAAGATGTCCTACCAGGTGCAGCAGGCCATCTTGGCATCTAAGAACACCATCATCAGAGGTTTCCGCCAGGACGAGCCTGGCACAGCCCTGTGTTCCCACCTCTTTACAATGGTGCGAGGAAACAGACAGCACAGACGAGCCTTCCTCATCTCCTTGCTCAACTTGTTTGACGACAGTGCT AAAACAGAGGTGAACATGCTGCTGTTCATAGCTGACAATTTGGCGTATTTCCCTTATCAGACCCAAGAAGAACCTCTTTTTATCATGCACCACATCGATATCACGCTCTCTGTGTCTGGTAGCAACTTGCTACAGTCCTTCAAAGAG TCTTTGCTAAAAGAGCCCAGACCTCGGGaaaagcagcagcagaagaagaaaaagaagaagaagaagtgggAAAAGAAATATGATTCagaggaggaagatgaggatGAGTTATCAAGCAGCCCAGAaagcagcagtagcagcagtagcagtGAAGAAGATGATGAGGTTGTTCGCAGGGCCAAGAAGCCAAAGCGGGTCACAGCTACAGTGAACTCTGATTCAGAGTCTGATCTGGATGTAGAGGATGTGGATAAGGTTATGGACCGTCTCCCAGACAACCCTACACCCCTGTTGGATTTTGCCAATGCCTCTCAGGGCATCTTGCTGCTCTTGGTGCTCAAACAGCACCTGAAGAACCTCTATGGCTTCTCAGATAG CAAAATCCAGAAGTACTCTCCCACAGAGTCAGCGAAAGTCTACGACAAGGcagtaaacagaaaaaacaatgtGCATTTCAATCCAAAACAGACACTCGACTTCCTGATCAATGGGATGTCCAATGTCGAGCTCACCTATGACATTAAGAGGAGGATTGTCAAGCAATACTTGGAC TTTAAGGTACTGATGGAGCACTTGGACCCCgatgaggaggatgaagaaGGCGAGGCATCGGCTAGCACCCACGCCAGAAACAAAGCCATTACTGCTCTTCTGGGAGGCTCCAGCCCAAAGAACAATGCTGCTGACTCTTACGATGAAGAAAGCGACGGCGATGAGAAGGCACCTGGT TCTTCACGGCGAAGCAGAAGAGGTGGCGACTCTGCAGAGGCATCAGGTCAAATGAATGAAACCGTAGAAGCCATGGACGTCATTGCAATCTGCTGCCCCAAGTATAAGGACCGACCGCAGATAGCGCGCGTCATCCAGAAGACGAGCAACGGTTACAGCGTGCATTGGATGGCCGGCTCCTACTCCGGCACTTGGGCCGAGGCCAAGAAACGGGACGGACGAAAACTGGTGCCTTGGGTGGACACTATTAAGGAGTCGGACATCATTTACAAGAAAATCGCCTTGACAAGTGCACACAAGCTGACTAACAAAATGGTGCAGACTTTACGTTCACTGTATGCAGCCAAGGAGGGGACTTCCAGCTAA